A single genomic interval of Saccharothrix saharensis harbors:
- a CDS encoding arylamine N-acetyltransferase family protein has product MRPLDVPVFLRRLGVADAEPPGVAALTRLHRAFVERVPYETVEVQLGRLTSIDPLDSVARVLAGGGGYCFHLNAAFGELLRALGYRVTRHPGGVQTSGDVEPAITRNHLALTVHDLPDSDDTWLVDVGLGDGLHSPLPLRAGVHHQGPFTFELAPSAAAPGAWQLRHDPRGSFFAMHFAPDAVGMDHFADRHVHLSTSPSSGFVRTFSALRVDGRGWDVLRALTLTRVEDATTRTLLDDRADWFTALADVYGLVVAENDRDPLWRKAVSQHEAHLAARS; this is encoded by the coding sequence ATGCGTCCGCTCGACGTGCCCGTGTTCCTGCGCCGCCTGGGCGTGGCCGACGCCGAACCACCCGGGGTGGCCGCGCTGACCCGGCTGCACCGGGCGTTCGTCGAACGGGTGCCGTACGAGACCGTCGAGGTCCAGCTGGGCCGGTTGACCTCGATCGACCCGCTCGACTCGGTGGCCAGGGTGCTCGCGGGCGGCGGCGGGTACTGCTTCCACCTCAACGCGGCGTTCGGCGAGCTGCTGCGGGCGCTCGGCTACCGCGTGACCCGGCACCCGGGCGGCGTGCAGACGTCCGGGGACGTCGAGCCGGCCATCACCCGCAACCACCTCGCACTCACCGTGCACGACCTGCCCGACTCCGACGACACCTGGTTGGTCGACGTCGGCCTGGGTGACGGCCTGCACTCGCCGTTGCCGCTGCGTGCGGGCGTCCACCACCAGGGCCCGTTCACGTTCGAACTCGCGCCCTCCGCGGCCGCGCCGGGGGCGTGGCAGCTCCGGCACGACCCGCGCGGCAGCTTCTTCGCCATGCACTTCGCGCCGGACGCGGTCGGCATGGACCACTTCGCCGACCGGCACGTGCACCTGTCCACGTCACCCTCGTCGGGGTTCGTGCGCACGTTCAGCGCGCTGCGGGTCGACGGGCGCGGCTGGGACGTGCTGCGGGCGCTGACCCTCACCCGCGTCGAGGACGCGACCACCAGGACCCTGCTGGACGACCGGGCCGACTGGTTCACCGCCCTGGCCGACGTCTACGGGCTGGTCGTCGCCGAAAACGACCGCGACCCGTTGTGGCGCAAGGCGGTGTCCCAGCACGAGGCGCACCTGGCCGCGCGGTCATAG
- a CDS encoding pyridoxamine 5'-phosphate oxidase family protein encodes MYDSAGLQVLSREECLKLLGKAAIGRLVYTDKALPVVHPVVFALDGECVVLRVPDGSATLVARDTIVAFQIDDIAPDLSRGWSVMAVGHVTEVEERERLAELHRLPLASRGYGGGDHFLVVDLELLSGRRIP; translated from the coding sequence ATGTACGACTCCGCTGGGCTTCAGGTCCTGTCCCGCGAGGAATGCCTGAAGCTGCTCGGCAAGGCCGCCATCGGCCGCCTGGTCTACACCGACAAGGCGCTGCCCGTGGTGCACCCGGTGGTGTTCGCGCTCGACGGCGAGTGCGTCGTGCTGCGCGTGCCGGACGGCAGCGCCACGCTCGTCGCCCGCGACACGATCGTGGCGTTCCAGATCGACGACATCGCACCCGACCTGTCCCGCGGCTGGTCGGTGATGGCCGTCGGGCACGTCACCGAGGTCGAGGAGCGCGAGCGGCTGGCCGAGCTGCACCGGCTGCCGCTGGCCTCGCGCGGGTACGGCGGCGGCGACCACTTCCTGGTGGTCGACCTGGAGCTGCTGTCCGGTCGTCGCATCCCCTAG
- a CDS encoding GAF domain-containing protein, with product MAGSPDANAATRLDGLLRELTDRTAEAVGSQERLHRLLGAVVSLASDLSLPDVLRRTVESSCGLVGARYGALAVIGPNRQLLEFTHDDGHHDTDLDAPGAEATAFDPPAFDPTGPGFLGVPVHVRGSVFGNLYLSDKADGSDFTRADREVVTAVAAAAGIAIENARLYAQSQQREVWLRASNEVTNALLTGTPDRDALRLVAVRARLAADGVNALLALPDVQGELAVRVVDGEVRGFSAAGEGGPAREVFDTGKAKVLDGLPGQTRIGPVVFVPLAAGQRVLGVLMVARAREQRAFDASDVALVESFARQAALILEFTRATGAGRRLAVLEDRDRIARDLHDLVVQRLFGLGLGLQSMNGLVEQPMVAQRLADFVTEVDQTIREIRRTIFSLQEPPAGAADLRAQLMKVVQESTRLLGFEPSLSLDGPIDSVVPDHVRPDLLATLREALANAARHAAATKVEVEVVVDRAATTLRLVVRDDGDGLPSGRGRHTGGLVNMAARAARWDGSCEVESAEGRGVTLTWSVPLVTV from the coding sequence GTGGCCGGATCCCCGGATGCGAACGCCGCGACGCGGCTCGACGGCCTGCTGCGCGAGTTGACCGACCGCACCGCCGAGGCCGTCGGCTCGCAGGAGCGGCTGCACCGGCTGCTCGGCGCGGTCGTGTCGCTGGCCAGCGACCTGTCGCTGCCCGACGTGCTGCGCCGGACCGTGGAGTCTTCGTGCGGCCTGGTCGGCGCGCGGTACGGCGCGCTGGCCGTGATCGGGCCGAACCGGCAGCTGCTGGAGTTCACCCACGACGACGGCCACCACGACACCGACCTCGACGCGCCCGGCGCGGAGGCGACCGCGTTCGACCCGCCGGCGTTCGACCCGACCGGGCCCGGTTTCCTGGGCGTGCCGGTGCACGTGCGCGGCTCGGTGTTCGGCAACCTCTACCTCAGCGACAAGGCCGACGGCTCCGACTTCACCCGTGCCGACCGCGAGGTGGTGACCGCGGTGGCCGCGGCGGCGGGCATCGCGATCGAGAACGCCCGGCTCTACGCGCAGTCCCAGCAGCGCGAGGTGTGGCTGCGCGCGTCCAACGAGGTGACGAACGCCCTGCTCACCGGCACCCCGGACCGGGACGCGCTGCGCCTGGTCGCGGTGCGCGCCCGACTGGCCGCCGACGGCGTGAACGCGCTGCTCGCGCTGCCCGACGTGCAGGGTGAGCTGGCCGTGCGGGTGGTGGACGGCGAGGTGCGCGGGTTCAGCGCGGCCGGTGAGGGCGGCCCGGCCCGGGAGGTGTTCGACACCGGCAAGGCCAAGGTGCTCGACGGGCTGCCCGGCCAGACCCGGATCGGCCCGGTGGTGTTCGTGCCGCTCGCCGCCGGACAGCGGGTGCTCGGCGTGCTGATGGTGGCGCGGGCGCGGGAGCAGCGGGCGTTCGACGCCTCGGACGTGGCGCTGGTCGAGTCGTTCGCCCGGCAGGCGGCGCTGATCCTGGAGTTCACCCGGGCCACCGGGGCGGGACGGCGGTTGGCCGTGCTGGAGGACCGCGACCGCATCGCCCGCGACCTGCACGACCTGGTGGTGCAGCGGTTGTTCGGGCTCGGCCTGGGGTTGCAGAGCATGAACGGGCTGGTGGAGCAGCCGATGGTGGCGCAGCGGCTGGCGGACTTCGTCACCGAGGTCGACCAGACGATCCGGGAGATCCGGCGCACCATCTTCTCGTTGCAGGAGCCGCCCGCGGGCGCGGCCGACCTGCGCGCCCAGCTGATGAAGGTGGTGCAGGAGTCGACGCGGCTGCTCGGCTTCGAGCCGTCGCTCTCCCTGGACGGCCCGATCGACTCGGTCGTGCCCGACCACGTGCGGCCGGACCTGCTGGCCACGCTGCGCGAGGCGCTGGCGAACGCAGCCCGGCACGCGGCGGCGACGAAGGTCGAGGTCGAGGTGGTGGTCGACCGGGCGGCGACCACGTTGCGGCTGGTCGTGCGCGACGACGGCGACGGCCTGCCGTCCGGCCGCGGCAGGCACACCGGCGGCCTGGTGAACATGGCGGCACGTGCCGCGAGGTGGGACGGTTCCTGCGAGGTCGAGTCGGCCGAGGGCCGGGGTGTGACGCTGACGTGGTCCGTCCCGTTGGTAACGGTGTAG
- a CDS encoding response regulator, whose protein sequence is MSISVLLVDDHEIVRRGLQQLLAVESDIEVVGEAESAAAAVSAAAFHRPDVAVIDVRLPDGDGVTVCREIRSTVQPPPACLMLTSYSDDEALFGAIMAGAAGYMLKQVSGNDLVSAIRTLAAGGSLLHSGVTATVLQRLRGGPVEDPRYASLSPQERRILDLIAEGLTNRQIANRLFLAEKTVKNYVSTLLHKLGFDRRTEAGVYAARRRQAGGI, encoded by the coding sequence ATGTCCATCTCGGTGCTTCTGGTGGACGACCACGAGATCGTGCGTCGGGGTCTGCAGCAGCTGCTGGCGGTCGAGTCGGACATCGAGGTCGTCGGCGAGGCGGAGAGCGCCGCCGCGGCGGTGTCCGCCGCCGCGTTCCACCGGCCCGACGTCGCCGTGATCGACGTGCGGCTGCCCGACGGCGACGGCGTGACCGTGTGCCGGGAGATCCGGTCGACGGTCCAGCCGCCGCCCGCGTGCCTGATGCTGACCTCGTACTCCGACGACGAGGCGCTGTTCGGGGCGATCATGGCGGGCGCGGCCGGGTACATGCTCAAGCAGGTGTCCGGCAACGACCTGGTGTCCGCGATCCGCACGCTGGCCGCGGGCGGATCGCTGCTGCACTCCGGCGTCACCGCGACCGTGCTGCAACGGCTGCGCGGCGGACCGGTCGAGGACCCGCGCTACGCGTCGTTGAGCCCGCAGGAGCGGCGGATCCTCGACCTGATCGCCGAGGGCCTGACCAACCGGCAGATCGCGAACCGGCTGTTCCTGGCCGAGAAGACGGTCAAGAACTACGTCTCCACGCTGTTGCACAAGCTCGGCTTCGACCGCCGGACCGAGGCCGGGGTGTACGCGGCCCGCCGTCGGCAGGCCGGGGGGATCTAG